Proteins encoded by one window of Lathyrus oleraceus cultivar Zhongwan6 chromosome 1, CAAS_Psat_ZW6_1.0, whole genome shotgun sequence:
- the LOC127119308 gene encoding DEAD-box ATP-dependent RNA helicase 46, whose amino-acid sequence MAATATATSVGPRYAPADPTLPKPWKGLVDGKTGYLYFWNPETNVTQYERPLSSAAPPKPSAVPSSSVQVQQSSQGRGRSPDFSDRYDRNGNGGSDESGSRSHQSSKGGTNSSHNNVANGTHVTGNVSSIKGLVASDTGPALTPEAYRRRHEITVTGDNVPPPVMSFASSGFPSEILKEVQNAGFSAPTPIQAQSWPIALQSKDIVAIAKTGSGKTLGYLLPAFIHLKRTNNNAKMGPTILVLSPTRELATQIQDEAVKFSKTSRIACTCLYGGAPKGPQLRDIDRGADIVVATPGRLNDILEMRRISLHQVSYLVLDEADRMLDMGFEPQIRKIVNGVPARRQTLMFTATWPKEVRKIAADLLVNPVQVNIGNVDELVANKSITQHIEVLAHMEKQRRLESILRSQDQGSKIIIFCSTKKMCDQLARNLTRQFGAAAIHGDKSQADRDHVLNQFRSGRTPVLVATDVAARGLDVKDIRVVVNYDFPTGVEDYVHRIGRTGRAGATGIAYTFFGDQDAKHASDLIKILEGANQKVPPELRELSSRGGGGFGRSRRYGSGGRGDSGFGAKSYDSGSGYGGRGNDSGYGGRGSDSSYGGRGGYGSSAAFGRGGGRGFDYDSQRNERDRSPDRGSSWSDRFKTRERSRSPVKAAPSQYNAPVSFHQAMMERNGGGSDRNKSFNRERSRSHSPYRHDKGKRSPSPPGGGRTNSSSGVGRNGGSHPYNGELEEGMIPEEEGMIGHDDSSIYQSAN is encoded by the exons ATGGCTGCTACAGCAACAGCGACTTCAGTGGGTCCTAGGTATGCACCAGCTGATCCTACCCTTCCTAAACCATGGAAGGGCCTTGTGGATGGCAAGACAGGGTATCTTTACTTTTGGAATCCTGAGACAAATGTCACCCAGTACGAGAGGCCTTTGAGCTCAGCTGCCCCACCAAAGCCTTCTGCTGTGCCTAGCTCTTCTGTCCAGGTTCAACAATCTTCTCAAGGGCGTGGTCGCAGTCCTGATTTCAGTGATAGGTATGATAGGAATGGAAATGGAGGGTCAGATGAAAGTGGATCCCGGAGCCATCAG AGCTCCAAAGGTGGCACTAATAGTTCTCATAATAATGTTGCAAATGGAACACATGTTACTGGAAATGTTAGTTCTATCAAAGGTCTTGTAGCATCAGATACAGGACCTGCATTAACTCCAGAGGCTTATAGACGTCGTCATGAGATCACTGTTACG GGAGATAATGTGCCTCCACCTGTTATGTCATTTGCGTCTTCTGGCTTTCCATCAGAGATTCTTAAAGAG GTACAAAATGCTGGGTTCTCAGCCCCAACTCCAATTCAGGCACAATCGTGGCCCATTGCCCTTCAAAGTAAAGATATAGTTGCCATTGCTAAAACAGGTTCAGGGAAAACCTTGGGGTATTTACTTCCAGCATTTATTCACCTCAAGCGCACTAATAATAACGCCAAAATGGGGCCCACTATATTGGTACTTTCACCAACAAGGGAGTTGGCAACACAAATTCAAGATGAAGCTGTGAAGTTCAGTAAAACATCAAGAATTGCCTGCACT TGTTTGTACGGAGGAGCACCAAAGGGTCCTCAATTGAGAGATATTGACCGCGGAGCGGATATTGTGGTAGCCACACCTGGTCGCTTGAATGATATTCTTGAGATGAGGAGAATCAGTCTACACCAGGTCTCTTACCTAGTCCTAGATGAGGCAGACAGGATGCTGGACATGGGTTTTGAACCTCAAATTAGGAAGATTGTGAACGGCGTGCCCGCTCGCAGGCAAACTCTTATGTTTACGGCAACTTGGCCTAAAGAGGTTAGGAAAATTGCAGCTGACCTGCTTGTCAATCCTGTCCAAGTGAACATTGGCAACGTAGATGAGCTTGTTGCTAACAAGTCCATTACTCAG CATATTGAAGTTTTGGCACATATGGAGAAACAGCGGCGACTGGAAAGTATTTTGCGGTCACAGGATCAAGGATCAAAGATAATTATTTTTTGTTCTACCAAGAAAATGTGTGACCAACTTGCTCGTAATCTTACACGCCAGTTTGGAGCTGCTGCTATACATGGGGATAAATCTCAGGCTGATAGGGATCATGTGTTGAATCAGTTTCGAAGTGGAAGGACTCCTGTACTTGTAGCTACAGATGTTGCTGCTCGTGGACTGGACGTCAAAGACATTAG AGTGGTTGTCAACTACGACTTCCCTACAGGAGTGGAGGATTATGTTCATAGGATTGGAAGGACTGGGAGGGCCGGAGCCACCGGTATAGCTTACACTTTCTTCGGGGACCAGGATGCTAAGCATGCTTCAGATCTTATCAAAATCTTAGAGGGTGCAAATCAGAAAGTCCCTCCAGAACTTCGTGAATTGTCATCCAGGGGTGGCGGTGGGTTTGGCAGATCCAGACGATATGGTTCTGGTGGTCGTGGCGATTCTGGATTCGGTGCGAAGAGTTATGACTCTGGGTCTGGGTATGGTGGAAGGGGTAATGATTCAGGATATGGTGGAAGGGGTAGTGATTCAAGTTATGGAGGAAGGGGTGGATATGGGTCTTCTGCTGCTTTTGGCAGAGGTGGAGGCCGTGGATTTGACTATGACTCACAGAG GAATGAACGTGATCGAAGCCCTGACAGGGGATCTAGCTGGAGTGATCGCTTCAAAACTCGCGAGCGCAGCCGCAGTCCTGTCAAGGCTGCACCATCTCAATATAATGCCCCCGTCAGCTTTCATCAAGCAATGATGGAACGCAATGGAGGAGGCAGTGATCGCAACAAGAGCTTTAACCGGGAGCGAAGCCGTAGTCATAGTCCTTATAGACATGACAAGGGAAAACGTTCACCATCCCCCCCTGGCGGTGGTAGGACCAACAGTAGTTCAGGTGTTGGAAGAAACGGTGGTTCTCATCCTTACAATGGAGAATTGGAGGAAGGGATGATTCCTGAGGAAGAAGGAATGATAGGTCATGATGATTCTTCTATATATCAAAGTGCAAATTAG